GGCCATACGTCATTTGGAATAGAACCGTTTTTCAACTAAAGGATTTCTTTTGAACTTAAGCCGGATAAAAATCATCCATAATCCAAAATCAGGGTTTATCAAGAATCCCCGTTTAATCCGCAAAATCGTGGAACACATTCTGGATGATGCCCCCTTTCATTATGATTATTTCGAAACCCAATACAAGGGCCATGCGCACGAGATGGCGCAGCGGGCGCAGGAAGAGGGCTATGATGCGGTGGTGGCTATCGGCGGCGACGGCACAGCCAATGAGGTGGCGTCCGCGCTGTTGAACACATCGGTGGTCATGGGATTGGTTCCCATCGGTTCCGGCAACGGGCTGGCGCGCGGATTGGGCATCCCGATCTCTGTCCGCCGTTCCGTGCGGTTGCTGCTCACCGGACAGGTGCGCGCCATCGACGCCGGCATCATCGCCCATCGGAACTTTTTCGTCACCACGGGCATGGGCTTTGACGCGCTGATCGGCAAATTATTTGACGACCGCAGTCTGCGCGGTCCGCTGCCCTATTTTTACATCGGCGTGCGCGAGTTTTTTTTCTACCAGCCGGAAGTGTTCACCTTGCAATTCGACGGCCATTCGATCCGTAAACCGGCGTTGCTGGTCACGGTCGCTAATACCCAACAGTGGGGCAACAGCGTTATCGTGGCGCCCAATGCCAAGCCGGATGACGGCCTGCTCGACGTATGTATCATTCACAGCGTCGGCATTTTCACTGCGCTCTATCATTTTCCCAAACTCTTCACCGGCAAGATCGACCGGGTCCGACATTATGAACATTATCAGACCAAGGCTCTGAGGATCATTCGGCAAAAGCCGGGACCGTTTCATGTGGACGGCGAGCCTGATGAGACCGGTCAGAGCGTAGATATTAGCGTCAGCCCCAAGGCGTTAAAGATCATCGTTCCTTGATCAGCGCGGGTCACGCCGCGCGGAAACAAGTTTGCGAATACCTTGCAGGCGGCGGCTCTGCCGAGCGGTCACATTCCGTACAAATGGCCGGTATGAACGGGCTTGCCCTGCAATTTGAGATAGTAAAACAGCTGGCCTTTATGCTGCTTCATGTGTTCCACCATCTGCAGCAAGCGATGGCCGAGGATCATCTCGGTTGGATCCCACGGCACCGGCGCCTTGGCGGTCGCCAATTTCTCCTCGTCAAGAGATGAAAGAATGTCCAGCGCTGCGCGGCGATCCTCCGCCAGCAGCCGTTTTGCTTCAGCCAGGCTGTCGACGCTGGGCAGCTTTTCTGCAGGGGGCAGCATCTCCTCAGGAGGCAATTCACTCATATCGCCGTGATCCGGCATCCCCCAGTCGCCGGTGACCACGCCTCTGAAGGCGCCTGAACAGGAATCGGTGATATGTTTGAGAAGCTGTGCGGTGGTCATCCAATTGCTGCCAGTGGTCGGTTTCCAGTTAAGATCAGTCTCTTCAACCAGGTCAAAGAGCCCTGCCGACACCTTGTAGGCGTCCTCAAGTTCTTTGGTGATCAATTCTTTCCAACTCATGCAAAACTCCTTTCTGACGATGGAAGGCTTATGTTTTGATCATCGTAAAACAGCCTCGCTGTCGCAAGACTTTTACTTTTCCGGGTTTCCATTTTTATAGGCGGTCCTTTTAGGACAGTAATATAAAACGGGGAAAAAGTGAAACTTTTTAACCGGTATTAGAGTCAAATAGCAGTAATCCCCTGACTGCGAGATTGGGAGTCTTTATGCAAATCATTAGAAAAATAATGTTTGCTGGTCTGGTATTGGCGCTGTCCACCGCCATCTACGCATTGCTGGTGGACCTCCGTGGGATCAAACGGTCGGTGTTGCGGCCCACGCTGGATGAGTTGGGCGCCCGTCTGTACGCGGCGGTGGCGGAGGATGCGGAAAAGGAGGCGCTCAAGCGTCGCTATGCTGAATTCGTGCGTAAAGCTGAACGGCAGGAGATTCCTTCGCCGCAAATCGAGCGCATGGCTGCCGACATTCTCAATCTTTCCGCCGCTGACTCGGTGGTTTCCAGCCGCGATGCTCTGAGTCTGTTGTTCATGCCTCCGCCGGCCTTTGCCGCTGAACCAAGCGGCAAGCCGAATGATATTCCGCCGCCTGGTGCGGACATTCGTATTCACATCAACACGCCGCCTCAGGCGAGGCCGGACGTCGATGAATTGGCCGATCGATTGCAGCGGCTGCAGACGTTCCATGACGAGTATAAAAAATGGGCGCAAAAAGACCGCGCCTATCGCGCGCTGCGCTCCAGTTTCGCCTTTACCGCGGATAGCGGTTTGCGGGTGATGGTTAATCCAAAACTGAAAACCTATATGGACCGCGAATCGTTTGAAGTGATGAATCGGGAGCTGGCTTCCCTGGAGCGCAAACAGCTGCTGGTATGGCAGCCCGGCGATTCTCTCCACTCTGTGGCTGTAGCGATAGGGCCTGATTCCACTTTGATCTTGAAGGTGAAAAACGCACCGCAAAAGCGGGCGCTGTTTGCGCCCCCTTCTCCCCCAAGCCAGGCAGTCGGCCACTAAGGTTTTCCGTTCACTTGATCAGCAGCAATCTGCCGTTTTTAACCTCTTTGTCTTCCAAACGAACCTGATATAGGTACATGCCTCCGGCGATTGAAAGCCCTGCCGCATCCTTGGCCTCCCATCTGAGCTGATGGGTTCCAGCAGGTTGGTGGCCGCTGAACAGCGTGGCCACCTGTCTACCCGTCACATCACTGATGGTAAATTCGACAAAACCGGCTTTATCCGTCTCAAAGACAAAATTGGTGACCGCGTTAAACGGGTTGGGGTAATTTTGCAGCAGCCGCAAGCCCGAGGGCAGCTCACGGTGCGGCAGTCCGGCCGCCAGCGTCGAACTCGAGAAATCCTGGAAAAAGCAGTAGGCCACGCCGCCCTTGTCGAACCACGCATGCGACAGATCGCTTTTGTTGAACACATGGCCATAGCCATCGCTCGGGCGGGCTGGATCATGAACAATCGGGTCGCCGTTGGCGGTAAAACCCGCCAGCATGACGAGATGGCCGCCATAGAGCGGTGCGCCGATGGACATGGCGAGGCGGCCGCCCCGGGCCAGAACGTCGCGAGCCTGACTCCAGCTGCGAATACGCACCACATCGCCGATCACTCCATACTCAGAGGCATTCTGCACCACGCGCGGCCAGCCGCCGAAAATATCGTAATAGGGGTCATAGGTGTCCAGGGCAAATTGCAGGGGATCCACCTGAATGTGATAGCTCTTCAGGATCATCGCCACCGTACTGGGCGAACAGATTCTACCGCCGAACTCTGCCGAGACGTCTCGCTGCGCCAGAAAAGTGGTGGAGATAAAAACGGCCGCCGGCTTGTCCGCCAGAAGCGCGGCATGATTGACGGTTTCGGTGGTGCGGCTGTCGCTGGCGAAAAAGGAGATTCTGGACAGGGTGGGAGAAGAGACCGATGCGTTCTTGCGTTTGAACTGGACGGCACATTGCCAAGTGGTGGCATATTCATTGAGCTGTAAGAAATCGATATCGACTATTCCCCCGCCGAACGCGGTGCGTTTGACGGTTGGCCAAAAATCGTCTTTCCAATAGCCCACATCCAACCAGGTGGACCAGCCGGACATGTAAGGGATACGGACGCTGACCCGAAAACCGCCGCTGTCGCCCGGCGCGGTTCCGTTCCATGAAGGCAGACCCAGATTCCAGGGGTAGGGGGCATTCTGCGGTTTAAAAATAATCAGCGCATCCGTGGCGCCGTCGGCCATAACCAGGCGTTTGCCGTCGCTCGAGCGGATCAAGTTGATGAGCGATTGGGCGTTTGCCAGCAGCGAGTCGGCGCCGCTGAGGACAAAGTGCTGATCCGGATAGGGAGCCTCTTGCGCCCCGGCGTCCCGGCCCTGATAGAATGTAACGAACAGACAAACGCATAGAGGGAATATTTTTTTCATCATCGAAAAGGTCTTTCCTGTCAGTAAGGATGTGGCTGAAGAGAACGGACCGATTGAACAGAAATCCTGCAGCTGTTTTTATAACCCCGGCCATTCAATTTGTGCAAGCCCTGCGTTGTCCACTTTAGCAGAACTGCAATAGGGCATTTAACTCATTAATCGCCACATCAATAATATGGCCCGTGCGCCATATGGTTTTCAGATGGAAGTAGAGATTCTTACTCCCGGTTGCCGGCTGATGCGCGTGCCGGTTTTCAGGGGTCAGGGCATGGTGCTTTTATCCTTGGTCAACGGCGACCAGATGCCATAGCTCTCTTCGGCGATACGGCATTTGCCCTCCGAACTCCAGGTAAAGCCGTAATTATAACCGAACCATAAATATTGATCGCCGCCGCCGTTTTCCGTGGTAATAATGTAGCGATTGGCTACATTGCCGATGCCCAGCACTTTATCGCCGGGTGTTTTGCCATCTCCTTTGTTGGCGTCGAAAGGGATCCATCCATAGGGCGGCAGATAAACCTCGGTCCAGCGGGGAAAGACGTCATCGTAGCCGGCGTCATCGCCGCGCAGGCTGACGGCGCCGACATAACGCACCGGCACGCCCAGAGCCCGGCAGAGCGCGATCATGGCATACGAATACTCGGAGCAGGAGGCGGTGCCGCGCTTGAGCACCGTGGGCGCCGGATTCCAGCCGCCGACGGGCTTTAAATTGTAGCTAAGTGTTTCTGTAAGATATTCATAGACGCGCCGGGCAATCCAATAGGGATTTTGTTCTGTCCCGGCAATTTGATGGGCCAACTCCTGAATGAAAGGATCATGAATCTGATACTTGTCGCCGTCATTTAGATAATGCGCCCTGATGTCCGCCGGAATCTCGGTAAGCGCGCCCACTTTATCCGGATAGATAAAGTATTCGACGGCATAAACATCGGCCTGGACGTTCCAGCTTGGTTTTACCACGCTGCCGCTTTTCAGGTTTTTGTAATGAAAGTGGGCGAGTTG
Above is a genomic segment from bacterium containing:
- a CDS encoding DinB family protein produces the protein MSWKELITKELEDAYKVSAGLFDLVEETDLNWKPTTGSNWMTTAQLLKHITDSCSGAFRGVVTGDWGMPDHGDMSELPPEEMLPPAEKLPSVDSLAEAKRLLAEDRRAALDILSSLDEEKLATAKAPVPWDPTEMILGHRLLQMVEHMKQHKGQLFYYLKLQGKPVHTGHLYGM
- a CDS encoding diacylglycerol kinase family lipid kinase, with the translated sequence MNLSRIKIIHNPKSGFIKNPRLIRKIVEHILDDAPFHYDYFETQYKGHAHEMAQRAQEEGYDAVVAIGGDGTANEVASALLNTSVVMGLVPIGSGNGLARGLGIPISVRRSVRLLLTGQVRAIDAGIIAHRNFFVTTGMGFDALIGKLFDDRSLRGPLPYFYIGVREFFFYQPEVFTLQFDGHSIRKPALLVTVANTQQWGNSVIVAPNAKPDDGLLDVCIIHSVGIFTALYHFPKLFTGKIDRVRHYEHYQTKALRIIRQKPGPFHVDGEPDETGQSVDISVSPKALKIIVP
- a CDS encoding T9SS type A sorting domain-containing protein is translated as MMKKIFPLCVCLFVTFYQGRDAGAQEAPYPDQHFVLSGADSLLANAQSLINLIRSSDGKRLVMADGATDALIIFKPQNAPYPWNLGLPSWNGTAPGDSGGFRVSVRIPYMSGWSTWLDVGYWKDDFWPTVKRTAFGGGIVDIDFLQLNEYATTWQCAVQFKRKNASVSSPTLSRISFFASDSRTTETVNHAALLADKPAAVFISTTFLAQRDVSAEFGGRICSPSTVAMILKSYHIQVDPLQFALDTYDPYYDIFGGWPRVVQNASEYGVIGDVVRIRSWSQARDVLARGGRLAMSIGAPLYGGHLVMLAGFTANGDPIVHDPARPSDGYGHVFNKSDLSHAWFDKGGVAYCFFQDFSSSTLAAGLPHRELPSGLRLLQNYPNPFNAVTNFVFETDKAGFVEFTISDVTGRQVATLFSGHQPAGTHQLRWEAKDAAGLSIAGGMYLYQVRLEDKEVKNGRLLLIK